In Lolium rigidum isolate FL_2022 chromosome 7, APGP_CSIRO_Lrig_0.1, whole genome shotgun sequence, the DNA window AAATGTATTCATGAACTTCATAGTTTATTATACTAAAATCTGTAATTTGACAACTTTACTATATTTATTGACATTAATCTACTAATAGTTACAAAAGTAAATAATTTCGTTTTTACACTTTGTTGAGCGGGAATTACATGAAAATCACAAAGAAGTCCATATTGGAGTGAAATTCGAAATCTGTCTCTACAAAACTATTTTGAAAGATGGCCACAAACCGACCCGAAGATGACGTCAAATGCAAAACTATACACCATGAATTTTAAGGGAAACTTTCCACTCATGATTTCTCATGTGTTTAATTTCAAAATTTGAGTTCTTATGCACAAACTATCGTCCTGTCACTTAAGCCCTAAAACTGCACCACGGGAGCCCAAAAGTGGATGATGGAATTGACCCAAACTTTTGTCATATTTGATTTCTTGGACCATGGCTTATGAACTTGTGGGGACAAATAAAAGTCATGCAAAGATTTAAGAGATGTCAGAAAGCCCCCGGATAAAATGATGTTAGATCGTGTGGCCAAGATGCAATGTGCACCACTATATATTcatggaaaatcctatttttggATTCTCCAAACATTGTCACAAATTCGCATCTACCTTGGCAGCCACCAAGAGGGGGAGAGTCTTCTCCACCCATCATTTGCGCTAGGCTGCCGCGGCCTTCGCCATCACCTCGAGGCTGCTCCTCTCCATCAACCACTTCATCAAGCCCTCCATCACCATTTCCATGTATGGGTAGACCCGTTGTATGTGTGGAGTGTTAGAAAGTTTCATGAGGTTAGCTAAAATGTAGTAGTATCTTCATTTTCTCATTTATGTGAAGCACATAGTCTGATAGTTTAAGGAGATTTGGCATACATAAGTATTGCCAAGTCAAAATTTATGATCTTGGTTTATTCAGAttttttcaaaacttaaaaaatgTTTTGAACTTTAGAGAGGGGTTCCGGTGGAGAATGGACTTTTGTAGCTCGGGTTACATGTAGGCCACTTTTTAAACCTACAAAAATTTCATTTTAAACAtgttaaaaaaatcgaaaaaaaatgtCTAGAGTAGAGAATGTTAAAATCTATTGgtgtgtaaattttcagattgaaatatgttgtattttggacTCGGAAAAAATAACAAATCTTGATTTCAGCATTGATGAACAATAATAAACAGTGCACTAAAATCTAGATTTTGAGACTTTGTTATTTTTACTGAGGGCAATATATGATGTATTTCATTTTAAAAATTTACACACCGATAAATTTTAGCATTCTCTATGTCTACATATTTTTTTTCACGATTTTCTGAAACTTAGAAATCAAtaattttgaagtttgaaaaaaGAAAGACAAAACCGATCTACATGTAGCCCGGGCTACATTTGAGGTTTTCGGTTCCGGTGTACCTAAATTCGTTCTGACATTTACAAGTTCGATGGTTCATCGTGTAATTGTAGTTCCTGTACACTGGGGTGCAACGATTGAGGGTGTGTTTGGTCGGTCGGGTCTACCCAGAAAATCTCCTCCCAACCGAGAATTTTGGGCCATCCAGTGTTTGTTAGGTCGGGTCGGTCTATCTGGGCAGTGCCCACCTCATACGAAAAACGGCCTTCAGCCCTGCCCGGTTGCGAAGCCCGAATCGAGCTTCTCACCTCAGCTCGGTTGAGCTCGTCCCGCAAAAAACTGTAGCAGGCCACTGCCCCACCCCCGCACCCCCCCAGACCCCCACCCGCTCTTCTCATTTGCCCCCCATCCTCCTCTCGGCCAACCAAGCGCACGGCCAACCAACCGCCGTCGGGGAGCGCCACGGGGACAGAGCGCCGCCTGCGAGGTCGACCACCCACGGCCCGACGCGCCGGAGCTCCTCTCGGCCAACCAAACGCACGGCCAACCAAGCGCCGCCGGGGAGCGCCGCCGGGGAGCGCCACGGGGACGAGGCGCCGCCTGCGAGGTCGACGCGCCGGAGCTCCGCCTCGGCAAGACGCGCCCGAGATCCGCCTCTGCCCGACGCGCTCGAGCTCGGAGACCAGCGCCGCCGGGGAGCGCCACGGGGACGAGGCGCCGCCTGCGAGGTCGACGCGCCGGAGCTCCACCTCGGCCCGACGCGCCGGAGCTCCGCCTCGGCCCGACGCGCTCGAGCTCGGAGACCCGCGCCGCCGCTCTAGCTCGGAGACCTGCACTCGTGGCGACGACGCCCACTCCGGCCAGATGCGGTTGtcaaggacccgattgcttttttctttttctgtttaggGAGCTCTGTGTAAAATTTTGGATCTTGTTGTAATTTTATATCAGCCCTAGGATGTAGATTGCAAGGAAACATATCTCAGGTCATACAAgtgctaccaaacaacatcttaCCAGAGAATCTCTCAACATATACGGGCTACCAAACATGGACAAAATCTCACCTCATCCTATCTGAGCTCAGCATGTCTCTGGTGGGAAGAAGATGTTGGGgtgacccgggctaccaaacacaccctgagACTCAGGGCTGTAACATCTACCATCACCCGTCAAACCCTCACGCCCTGACGCATCCATCCATCACCATGCCTTCACGGTTCTCACAACCTGACCAGAACTCTCGGAGCTCCTCGGCGAACTCCTTCTCCCTTCCGAAGACCACCGTCCGGTGGTCGCGTCCGCCCAGGAGACGCAGCTCCGCGCGTGGGAGCTTCGATTTCAGGTGGCGGCTGCTGCACTCGACCGGAACCACCTGATCCCCGTCGCCGTGGACCACCCTCACCGGcacgccggccgccgccagcACCTCCAGGTTCCGGTCCTGCACCCCCGCCCCGCCGCAGACCACGTTGTGCATCGTGTTCCACGCCGAGTGGTGCGTGTGCCTCGTCAGGTCCCCGACCACGAAGTCCACGCCGCTGCATTCATAATCGTCAGGTCCAAGCAAATTAATGTTTGTGTCTGAATGAATTTGATCGATTTCGTTATACCTCTTTCGCGCGAGGATCCTGATGAGCCACTCCCAGACCCGGTGGTTCTTGCAGACGACGAAGCAAACAGTCCTCCCGATGTGCTCGTACCACGACATCACCGCCGTGCCGAACACCAGCGGCGGCCAGAGCTTCTTCTCGGCCAGCCGGGTCAGCGCCGCCTGGCTCGCCTTCTCCTCGCACGGCAGGAAGTACGGCTGGAGGAATACATGCAATGCAACGCCATGAACACCACACGATCGATCAACTGAGGAAAAAGTATAGCTCAGAAGAAATTCAGAACGAGTGCGTACCGGCGCGACGAGCGTGACGGATCTGACCCGAGCAGGGTTCCTCGCGGCGAGAGCTACGGCGACGGTGCATCCCATGGAGTGGCTGACCAGGTGGAAGGAGGTGAGGCCGAGTGGCTCGATGAGGCTCCGCTCGATGGCCTCGACGTGGTCCCGCAGCGTGTACGCGCAGTTCGCCGGCTTGGGGCTGTCGCCGAAGCCGAGGAGATCGACGGCGAGCAGCCTGCGGCGgttcgcggtggcggcgagctccggGAACACGGTCCGCGCCcagaaggaggaggacgacgtgaAGCCGTGGATGAAGATGGCGTCGCCTCCGGGGCCTCTCTCGCTTCTCGCCGTCGCCGCACCTGAGGAGAAGTTGCAGACAGATGTTAACGCCATCAGCAATTATGTAGGTACGTTTTTGAAAAATCGGTGAGTCGTTTCCCGTGAGCCTCCCAGCCCTAGCCGCCTCTCCCGTACCCCCAGCCTcccagccctagccgccgccgccgccgccggtagcgccgccggggcaaagacccacggggcgtggcggcggcgggggcccttcctcgtcgacgcatggtggacggcggctggatctccctccctcgagcatggcggacgcgcggatgggatgggcgacggcggcctgcgctgcgccccttctcccgtcggctctcccctggtggatcggccggcgcggttgggatgggcggcggcggtctgctcgcgccctcctcccgtcggctctccgcaggcactccggcaggggctggtggtgggcggctgccgagctcatggcctgcgccattttccccgcctctcgccggtgagtggaggcgatctcgggcttcacccgcgacacgaggtcgcccggggcagcagccttgggtacgacggtggaggtggccctcttcttcgccggagagggtcggcatgcggttggtggtggtggatctatcgatctatcaccgcgttccggcggcgagattgagatgcatggaagccggcgacggagtcgccggtggagggttggagtggccagcccaggatggtcgccgacgtgggggtccgacccgaataaaggcggtggtcctagggtctctcttgcgtgaagaggaagacctaccgaaggcctggactcgtgatctagccggagtgttgagttccggaaggctccgccggcgaatgtaacagtgctttttgcccggagtttgtctggatcggtggtattcggtcgtgcgcacccatgcttttattccgaccgattggttccggagggagcggcgcgaagctctttttcgtgttgacatcaagtgactatggatccatgatgaaagtcggaagaagagaagttcatgaaggccggagggaggactagctaagggaggttcaagtctccgcgttgttgagtgacttgcttggtgttcgggctttacagcagcggtatgaaagtgggggcggcagcacaggtgaagtttagagtcctacctttcaaagtgaaaacccaaggtctggccttaactggttgtgcctggaaatgaccttgttggaggcattgttttgagagcggggactatcttcagagtgaaaacctaagatcgttgatcgggcgacgacggtgttagagcactgtttccttcttggaggcgtcgtttttggagagtctgtatttcaggtgttgtttttgcggtggatgtattgctgttgttaggcccgagatactgtagcgggacttttgtttcttagttttcttttcctttttttggctgtgtgcatccgtagtgccattagggtggtgcgttgttgcagaggctgggtgtaattggtatctttttgatattaatatattccctttatcgaaaaaaagatgTTAACGCCATCGGCACGCACGCGATTCTGTTGGATCGTGCCGGCCGGGCGACGGACAATTAATTGCGTGCGCGCACACGCGAGTAATAACTGAAAAACGGAAAATTGTACTACCTTTGGACGGCGTCGGTTCTTCTTTGCCGACGACGAAGTgcagccggccgccgccggcgctccgcCACGCGAGGCACCTCGCGCAGCCGCAGTCGGACCACCTCGGGCTGCGCGCCTTCTCCGGCGACgtgttcgtcgtcgtcctcccgaCGCCGACCGTCCGTAGGAGCGCCA includes these proteins:
- the LOC124677209 gene encoding probable lysophospholipase BODYGUARD 4, whose amino-acid sequence is MPGGLPALLSRPAKWPRVALAAAVFAFLDALDVLLCLVYAALDAFLEDSPVACYCHRTHGAEGVSDTLYLRSSAFRDALLALLRTVGVGRTTTNTSPEKARSPRWSDCGCARCLAWRSAGGGRLHFVVGKEEPTPSKGAATARSERGPGGDAIFIHGFTSSSSFWARTVFPELAATANRRRLLAVDLLGFGDSPKPANCAYTLRDHVEAIERSLIEPLGLTSFHLVSHSMGCTVAVALAARNPARVRSVTLVAPPYFLPCEEKASQAALTRLAEKKLWPPLVFGTAVMSWYEHIGRTVCFVVCKNHRVWEWLIRILARKSGVDFVVGDLTRHTHHSAWNTMHNVVCGGAGVQDRNLEVLAAAGVPVRVVHGDGDQVVPVECSSRHLKSKLPRAELRLLGGRDHRTVVFGREKEFAEELREFWSGCENREGMVMDGCVRA